A part of Amycolatopsis lurida genomic DNA contains:
- a CDS encoding GTP-binding protein — MEKHRAGVADDASKKSVITSKIVVAGGFGVGKTTFVGAVSDIQPLTTEARMTVASGRLDDTERLPYKGSTTVAMDFGRVSLDDELLLYLFGTPGQERFWFMWDSLVRGSIGAVVLADTRRLSDSFSSVDFFENRNIPYVIGVNTFDGILHHPLEHVRRAMAVDPSIPIFRCDARHRDEVKDTLLGLIEHVMKRVEQVAEPSMA, encoded by the coding sequence ATGGAAAAGCACAGGGCAGGTGTCGCCGACGACGCTTCGAAGAAGTCAGTGATTACTTCGAAGATCGTCGTCGCGGGCGGCTTCGGCGTGGGCAAGACGACGTTTGTCGGTGCGGTTTCGGACATCCAGCCACTGACCACTGAGGCCAGGATGACCGTCGCGAGCGGTAGATTGGACGATACCGAGCGCCTTCCTTACAAGGGGTCGACCACAGTCGCGATGGATTTCGGTCGGGTCTCTCTTGACGACGAGTTACTACTGTACCTGTTCGGCACCCCCGGGCAGGAGCGCTTCTGGTTCATGTGGGATAGCTTGGTGCGTGGATCGATCGGCGCTGTCGTACTGGCGGACACCCGGCGGCTTTCCGACTCGTTCTCGTCGGTTGACTTCTTTGAGAATCGCAACATCCCTTACGTCATTGGAGTAAACACGTTCGACGGTATCCTGCATCACCCACTCGAACATGTCCGGCGAGCCATGGCGGTCGACCCTTCGATCCCGATCTTTCGATGTGACGCGCGCCACCGAGACGAGGTCAAGGACACGCTACTCGGGCTCATCGAGCATGTGATGAAACGGGTCGAGCAGGTTGCCGAACCGTCCATGGCGTAG
- a CDS encoding helix-turn-helix transcriptional regulator — MEPVRVGVLAADSITQLGLTSFFRTRRQVQVVDLDHLTEHDVLVVQADRMMPHIVAELCGEDQVPVPKVLLIDELRDNDVLSAVECGVVIILPRGRTSGDGLVDAVVAAASGRALLPPDLLGRLLRIIRRLQEDVLTPRGLGAAGLTAREVDVLRLMAEGLDTGEIAGELCYSERTVKNVISEMTSRLNLRNRPHAVAYAMQAGVI, encoded by the coding sequence ATGGAACCGGTGCGAGTAGGTGTCTTGGCGGCCGATTCGATTACTCAGCTCGGGCTGACCAGTTTTTTTCGCACCCGCCGGCAGGTTCAGGTCGTCGATCTCGATCACCTGACCGAGCATGATGTGCTAGTGGTGCAGGCTGACCGGATGATGCCACATATCGTCGCCGAACTCTGTGGCGAGGACCAGGTGCCGGTGCCCAAGGTGCTACTGATCGATGAGCTCAGGGACAATGATGTGCTGAGCGCGGTCGAGTGCGGGGTCGTCATCATCCTTCCGCGTGGTCGGACTTCGGGTGACGGATTGGTCGACGCCGTGGTCGCCGCCGCGTCGGGACGCGCCCTGCTCCCCCCGGATCTGCTGGGGCGGCTTCTCCGCATCATTCGGCGGCTGCAAGAGGACGTCCTTACTCCCCGTGGGCTCGGGGCCGCCGGATTGACCGCGCGCGAAGTCGATGTGCTCAGGCTCATGGCGGAGGGACTGGACACTGGTGAGATAGCCGGCGAGCTGTGCTATTCCGAGCGCACCGTCAAGAATGTGATCTCCGAGATGACCAGCAGGCTCAATCTGCGTAACCGGCCACACGCGGTGGCGTACGCCATGCAGGCGGGCGTCATCTGA
- a CDS encoding helix-turn-helix transcriptional regulator, with protein MARQRGGLIGRRKELDALVGQGHPGPALVRGIPGSGKTALLQNVRRVLMDRAAPVLDVSFPSNVPAWDLFGFRAVLQAVREQYDLFDTDLRLPDSIDDVTRLCTEDGYADRWTRFCLLHAMSTLFTRLNTTAPVAVLLDDLHRLTTPMLAVAPMHRAGHAVIASSRMTLAGTVDLLDGAFLQTIELEPLSSEESVGLLRRVARGRVAPATVQAVREALGPLWGNPAAVVATMTDLRDRGRLKAVDGVAYLQNPQTPVALPAAHPILAELARFGAIGKQLLLLAAGPNGLSVDDLPFVTGGEEETKVAGQAVDALIRDGILECEAADTVRCRVPGVGAALAEEVGLRGPGRLHREIAERLWNRSGVSQSHLDTLARHVALAGRELPSRPELSSVLEEAESLQAVDAPTRTRHLYAAWWHAGQETDRSARQTEIVRHLVRVADYSTMAEFVAEASDDAPDAARAELAVGAVLAALHLGRPVPGGLCDRLSRSDAARAVLGLAERWFAGDRLEPHDVSACLTPLWRQICIAAPQLSRRTWPSLRCGGLVADATAMGDLAPVLRAVLGSDYRVPSSGPLSVYHRACTGYAEGRWADALGAVEELGTQDAVDTPFREHARLLAAEMCGWQSDGRRASEWLATVPRSSHLRYLRAWVEAGLHHHAGENEEAFEAGLRAFRARPFSYDDLGASWLLTRLAWLAGVTEKTGMRRIVVDVAETYHEFRLSARSFGALALVRGLVEGAGTRIHAAERLVSKRGDHELVLLNEPAAQLSTLPRGWLRDAAEHSRPRGAARPVGKTREAMNPGARMAVERSEAEMLSDTELEILQLIRTGQTNRQIARVVRLSEKTVEKHLSRLFLKAGCRTRYGLATSALARPRDVIGA; from the coding sequence ATGGCGCGTCAGCGTGGTGGGCTCATCGGGCGGCGAAAGGAACTGGATGCCCTCGTCGGGCAAGGACACCCCGGGCCAGCTCTCGTTCGGGGTATTCCCGGCAGCGGGAAGACCGCGCTGCTCCAGAATGTTCGCCGTGTCCTCATGGATCGAGCCGCCCCCGTTCTGGACGTGTCCTTTCCCTCGAACGTTCCAGCGTGGGATCTGTTCGGCTTCCGGGCTGTTCTCCAGGCGGTGCGCGAACAGTACGATCTCTTCGACACCGACCTCCGGCTTCCGGATTCCATCGACGACGTGACCCGTCTGTGCACCGAGGATGGATACGCCGACCGATGGACGAGGTTCTGCCTACTTCATGCGATGAGTACGTTGTTCACTCGTCTGAACACGACGGCTCCGGTAGCGGTTCTCCTCGATGATCTCCACCGGCTTACGACGCCGATGTTGGCCGTGGCGCCGATGCATCGAGCCGGCCATGCGGTGATCGCTTCGTCCCGGATGACGCTTGCGGGAACTGTAGATCTGCTTGACGGCGCGTTTCTGCAGACGATCGAGCTCGAGCCCCTTTCGTCAGAAGAGTCCGTAGGCCTGCTCCGGCGAGTGGCGAGGGGGCGAGTCGCGCCCGCGACCGTACAGGCCGTCCGGGAAGCTCTTGGCCCGCTGTGGGGTAACCCTGCTGCGGTCGTCGCGACGATGACCGACTTGCGCGATCGCGGCAGGCTCAAGGCGGTCGACGGTGTTGCCTACCTTCAGAACCCACAAACTCCGGTCGCCCTTCCTGCCGCTCATCCCATCTTGGCTGAGCTCGCCCGGTTCGGTGCTATCGGCAAGCAGCTGCTGCTCCTCGCCGCGGGACCGAATGGCCTGTCCGTCGACGACCTTCCGTTCGTGACCGGTGGCGAAGAGGAAACGAAGGTCGCCGGCCAAGCGGTCGATGCGCTGATCCGCGACGGTATTCTCGAGTGCGAGGCCGCCGACACGGTCCGATGCCGAGTGCCCGGCGTCGGTGCGGCCTTGGCTGAAGAAGTAGGGCTTCGGGGACCAGGCCGCTTGCACCGTGAAATCGCCGAGCGCCTCTGGAACCGCAGTGGCGTGTCCCAGTCTCATTTGGACACTCTCGCCAGGCACGTGGCCTTGGCGGGACGCGAATTACCTAGTCGTCCGGAGCTCTCGAGTGTGCTCGAGGAAGCCGAAAGTCTGCAAGCAGTCGACGCTCCCACACGGACTCGCCACCTGTACGCGGCGTGGTGGCACGCCGGTCAGGAGACGGATCGCAGCGCGCGGCAGACCGAAATAGTCCGCCACCTAGTGCGAGTTGCCGACTACTCGACGATGGCCGAGTTCGTGGCCGAAGCATCGGACGATGCTCCGGACGCGGCGAGGGCTGAACTCGCGGTCGGAGCAGTTCTGGCCGCTCTTCACCTCGGCCGTCCGGTGCCGGGCGGCCTATGCGATCGGTTGAGCCGAAGTGACGCGGCTCGCGCGGTGCTGGGGTTGGCCGAGCGCTGGTTCGCCGGCGATCGACTCGAGCCGCACGACGTCAGCGCCTGCCTCACCCCGCTGTGGCGGCAGATCTGCATTGCCGCACCACAACTGAGCCGGCGCACCTGGCCTAGCCTACGTTGCGGCGGCCTGGTCGCTGATGCCACTGCCATGGGTGACCTCGCTCCGGTACTCCGGGCCGTCTTGGGCAGCGACTACCGGGTGCCCTCGTCCGGACCGCTTTCGGTCTACCACCGGGCTTGTACGGGATACGCCGAAGGACGGTGGGCCGATGCGCTCGGTGCGGTGGAAGAGTTGGGTACGCAGGACGCCGTGGACACACCCTTCCGAGAGCATGCCCGGCTGCTCGCAGCCGAGATGTGCGGGTGGCAGAGCGATGGTCGGCGGGCGTCCGAATGGCTCGCCACGGTGCCGCGATCCAGCCACCTTCGTTATCTGAGGGCTTGGGTGGAAGCCGGTTTGCATCATCACGCGGGAGAGAACGAGGAAGCGTTCGAAGCTGGCCTTCGCGCTTTCCGTGCCCGCCCGTTCTCCTACGACGATCTTGGTGCCTCGTGGCTGTTGACCCGGCTGGCTTGGCTTGCGGGAGTCACCGAGAAGACAGGCATGCGCCGCATTGTCGTCGATGTGGCCGAGACATACCACGAGTTCCGCCTCTCCGCGCGTTCGTTCGGAGCGCTCGCCCTGGTACGCGGTCTCGTCGAAGGCGCGGGGACGCGGATTCACGCAGCTGAACGGCTGGTCAGCAAGCGCGGCGACCATGAACTTGTCCTGCTCAATGAGCCAGCCGCCCAATTGTCCACTTTGCCACGCGGCTGGTTACGGGACGCGGCTGAGCACAGCCGTCCCCGTGGTGCTGCCCGCCCCGTAGGGAAGACGCGGGAAGCCATGAATCCGGGTGCCCGCATGGCGGTCGAGCGTTCGGAGGCCGAGATGCTGTCCGACACCGAGCTTGAAATTCTCCAGCTGATCCGGACAGGGCAGACCAATCGGCAGATCGCGCGCGTCGTCCGGCTGAGCGAAAAGACGGTCGAAAAACATCTATCGAGGCTCTTCCTGAAGGCGGGCTGTCGTACCAGGTACGGGTTGGCTACGTCTGCGCTGGCGCGTCCGCGCGACGTGATCGGCGCCTAG
- a CDS encoding thioredoxin family protein, translating to MPDEKPEIVALDVEKFNEMTKFDGVVVIHLSAAWCTPCKAFNAVFDKTAGNHDDVVFASLDTDTQPELGAAFNVKSIPTIAVLRGGALIFTHEGSLSEKALSDVIRQAGEADLEAIRKSVAAAGVAKLGKSGGR from the coding sequence ATGCCTGACGAAAAGCCGGAGATTGTCGCTCTTGACGTTGAGAAGTTCAACGAGATGACCAAGTTCGACGGCGTCGTCGTGATCCATCTCTCTGCAGCCTGGTGCACGCCCTGTAAGGCGTTTAACGCAGTTTTCGACAAGACGGCGGGAAATCACGATGACGTCGTGTTCGCCTCGCTCGATACTGACACGCAGCCCGAACTCGGCGCGGCCTTTAATGTCAAATCGATCCCGACGATCGCAGTGTTGCGTGGGGGTGCACTCATCTTCACGCACGAAGGGTCACTCAGTGAAAAAGCGCTCAGCGACGTGATCCGCCAAGCCGGGGAGGCCGACCTGGAGGCTATTCGCAAATCTGTTGCCGCTGCTGGCGTGGCAAAGCTGGGCAAGAGCGGTGGCAGGTGA
- a CDS encoding sensor histidine kinase, whose translation MSIDAVRGHGVKPLLTRFVVLCALQIMSASLMAVSLVWHSTWLPLGAVSLAVVGIGIGALMFREALGRSRALEAVYGELELLGSQRMPDIVKEVVASKQADGIKLRLTPVTDAKLAALINDIEQVCTDAVGVALEYEDIRSGYAEVFVNMFRRTQTLLLRQLQIIEGLEQGDRSPSDLNRFYQLDHLVMRMRRNNENILVLSGTELVRKTKDPVSVDDLLRASISEIDSYQRVRLLSTPSVRVSNTAAGDLIRIVAELLDNATSFSPPDKQVTVKAELARHQGLSIGVIDNGIGMTDADIRKANEQLRKLGSAEIARSRRLGLLVVGRLAGRHGFRVELFGGDGVDGVSALVSVPSSVLQNEDEVRATMPDDAARIAAKGVNANRAGRGDSAVPMTVTVRRQEQAGHDGTRARQPSAWHNRTKTKVSRAKDTGLAADVVAQAHSDVPGELPVRGSNKRVGPSGTELPAAPRSTSRWFQAKSRARRQESASSKNTREPSLATGGSVAADWESDVDQAWQMAEQSNHAQQYTYTEDGLPLRQKGAHLFVSRAEGDFKTRSAETPKPIERDAKHTQRRLSSYQQGVQKAKEQEARLRGTPHSGGWTILEIDR comes from the coding sequence ATGAGCATCGATGCGGTACGAGGACACGGCGTCAAGCCGTTGCTGACGAGGTTCGTCGTCCTGTGCGCTCTTCAGATCATGTCCGCATCCCTGATGGCCGTCAGCTTGGTATGGCACTCCACCTGGCTGCCTCTCGGCGCCGTTTCACTGGCCGTCGTGGGGATCGGAATCGGCGCATTGATGTTCCGGGAGGCGTTGGGGCGGAGCCGCGCGCTGGAGGCGGTGTACGGCGAACTGGAGTTACTCGGAAGCCAACGAATGCCGGACATCGTGAAGGAGGTCGTGGCGAGCAAGCAGGCGGATGGGATCAAGCTTCGGCTGACGCCTGTGACGGACGCGAAGCTCGCCGCGTTGATCAACGATATCGAGCAAGTGTGCACCGATGCCGTTGGCGTGGCGTTGGAATACGAGGACATTCGGTCCGGCTATGCGGAAGTGTTCGTGAACATGTTCCGCCGTACCCAGACACTGCTGCTACGCCAGCTGCAAATCATCGAGGGTCTCGAGCAAGGCGATCGGTCTCCGTCGGATCTGAACCGTTTCTATCAGCTTGACCATCTCGTTATGCGCATGCGCCGTAACAATGAGAACATTTTGGTGCTCTCCGGAACAGAACTCGTCCGCAAGACGAAGGACCCAGTGTCGGTTGACGATCTACTACGTGCATCGATCTCAGAGATCGACAGCTATCAGCGGGTCCGTCTGCTCAGCACGCCGTCGGTGCGAGTGTCGAACACGGCGGCGGGTGACCTCATCCGCATCGTGGCCGAACTGCTGGACAACGCGACTTCTTTTTCCCCGCCGGACAAGCAGGTCACTGTGAAGGCCGAGCTGGCCCGGCATCAGGGCCTGTCCATCGGAGTGATCGACAACGGCATCGGAATGACTGACGCCGACATCCGCAAGGCGAACGAGCAGCTACGCAAGCTGGGGTCGGCGGAGATCGCCCGTTCTCGCAGGCTCGGTCTGCTCGTGGTCGGTAGGCTGGCCGGGAGGCATGGATTCAGGGTCGAACTATTCGGCGGCGACGGCGTTGACGGTGTCTCGGCGCTTGTGTCCGTGCCCAGTTCGGTATTGCAGAACGAAGACGAAGTCCGCGCCACGATGCCGGACGACGCGGCTCGAATCGCGGCCAAGGGGGTCAACGCCAATCGCGCCGGACGCGGCGACTCGGCGGTTCCGATGACCGTCACCGTTCGCCGGCAGGAACAGGCGGGCCACGACGGAACTCGCGCGCGACAGCCGTCGGCGTGGCACAACCGGACGAAGACGAAGGTCTCTCGCGCGAAGGACACCGGCCTTGCTGCCGACGTGGTGGCCCAGGCCCATTCCGATGTGCCCGGCGAACTGCCGGTCCGAGGCTCTAACAAGCGCGTCGGCCCCTCCGGGACCGAGCTGCCGGCTGCACCCCGGTCTACATCGCGCTGGTTTCAGGCGAAAAGCAGGGCCCGGCGCCAGGAATCGGCGTCGTCCAAGAACACGCGCGAACCTTCTCTGGCAACCGGTGGCAGTGTCGCAGCCGACTGGGAGTCGGACGTGGACCAAGCGTGGCAGATGGCAGAGCAATCCAACCATGCGCAGCAGTACACGTACACCGAAGACGGGCTTCCGCTGCGGCAGAAGGGCGCCCACCTGTTCGTCAGTAGAGCGGAAGGTGACTTCAAAACGCGTTCTGCGGAAACTCCGAAACCTATCGAACGTGATGCGAAACATACGCAACGGCGGCTGTCCAGCTACCAGCAGGGTGTCCAGAAAGCCAAAGAGCAGGAAGCTCGCCTTCGTGGTACGCCACATTCCGGTGGCTGGACAATCCTCGAAATCGATCGATAG
- a CDS encoding helix-turn-helix transcriptional regulator — MEVQKVLVHAADEISEAGVKAMLGGHENLQIVPDGLECRPDVLVVVVEGLVGASTFALLRRFRADASLGGPLVVLVADGFRSEDLLLAVECGVAALLARHELKDGTLASAVGAVGRGAALIPYRLQGVLLSQISQLRSQVLAPAGLTLSGLETRERDVLHLIAEGYQTDEIAQRLTYSEGTVKNVLYGLMSRLRLNSRSHAVAYAMRAGVI, encoded by the coding sequence GTGGAAGTTCAAAAGGTTTTGGTGCATGCGGCTGACGAGATCAGCGAGGCCGGGGTCAAGGCGATGCTGGGCGGCCACGAGAATCTGCAGATTGTGCCGGACGGGCTGGAGTGTCGTCCGGATGTCCTCGTCGTGGTCGTGGAAGGGCTCGTCGGAGCCAGTACGTTCGCCCTGCTCCGGCGTTTTCGGGCCGATGCTAGCCTCGGTGGTCCCCTCGTGGTGCTCGTAGCGGATGGCTTCAGGTCCGAAGACCTCCTGTTGGCAGTCGAGTGCGGCGTCGCGGCCCTGCTGGCCCGGCACGAGCTCAAGGATGGAACACTGGCTTCCGCTGTCGGTGCCGTCGGCCGAGGTGCCGCGCTCATTCCGTACCGGCTGCAGGGTGTCCTCCTGAGCCAGATCAGTCAGTTGCGTTCGCAAGTGCTAGCTCCGGCAGGTTTGACTCTTTCGGGGTTGGAAACGCGCGAGCGAGATGTTCTGCATTTGATCGCCGAAGGCTATCAAACTGACGAGATTGCGCAACGTCTCACCTACTCCGAGGGTACCGTCAAAAACGTTCTATACGGTCTCATGTCTCGGCTGCGGCTCAATTCTCGCTCTCACGCGGTCGCTTATGCGATGCGTGCCGGAGTCATCTGA
- a CDS encoding roadblock/LC7 domain-containing protein → MVNKDDSLNEYAWLINDFVERVPGVAHGVAVSSDGLLIASSSTLPQDRADQLAAVACGLVSLTEGAARCFEAGNVNETIVEMDAGTMLLMAISDGSCLSILADPGYDIGQIAYEMALLVDRFGHMLTPELRSREKEASTASTAIPTN, encoded by the coding sequence ATGGTCAACAAAGATGATTCGCTGAATGAGTACGCGTGGCTCATCAATGACTTTGTCGAGCGGGTGCCCGGCGTGGCGCACGGTGTCGCGGTGTCGTCCGACGGGTTACTCATCGCTTCGTCGAGTACGCTGCCGCAAGACCGTGCCGATCAGCTGGCGGCGGTCGCCTGCGGGCTGGTCAGCCTGACCGAAGGTGCGGCGCGGTGCTTCGAGGCGGGGAATGTGAACGAGACCATCGTCGAGATGGACGCGGGAACTATGCTGCTGATGGCGATCAGCGACGGTTCGTGCCTGTCAATCCTCGCCGACCCGGGTTACGACATCGGCCAGATCGCTTACGAGATGGCGCTGCTGGTCGACAGGTTCGGTCACATGCTGACCCCAGAACTTCGGTCGCGGGAAAAAGAAGCCAGCACGGCGTCAACCGCTATCCCGACGAATTAG